Proteins encoded together in one Penicillium digitatum chromosome 1, complete sequence window:
- a CDS encoding Cation efflux family protein family, which yields MASNIPLPLPPRTPTPLADEENASQINSGIPIDRDSLSPLKASFPMDAEGRDIVSPAKSSFNLATSPEDAETPIENGSSDTSPAGPFNFNTTVMAKSPVIKSNMGQRRGHKYKHSSISHQIFLEPPPRAPLALPNSLPMPTLKECRSSMSKDQKTRFWWSLCHMVVAAYTLWTAHGSLAMTALSHLILFDSLGALLCVAVDVLGNFEVWKRSTIRHPFGLERAEVLAGFAMAVLLLFMGLDLISHSLQHFLEKAGHEPHRPHDHDRISLGSVDVTAALAISSTLVSAIGLKNHARIGKAMRFGYIKSLPSVLSNPSHFLTLSCSTLLLLLPLVSIRIYDWLDKLLSGTIALSMCFLGTRLVKTLGSMLLMSYSGQGVSDVIKDIEADAAVFGIDDARFWQVHYGLCMANLKLRVNGSDDNLVRLREKISSLIRNRLGGGYGAGGQKWEVSLQFTIERA from the exons ATGGCTTCGAACATTCCTCTCCCTCTTCCGCCGCGCACCCCTACTCCGCTAGCGGACGAGGAGAATGCCTCCCAGATCAACTCAGGGATACCCATCGATCGCGATTCCCTATCGCCGCTTAAGGCCTCCTTTCCGATGGATGCCGAAGGCAGAGATATAGTGAGCCCCGCGAAATCCTCTTTCAATTTGGCAACCTCGCCTGAAGACGCAGAGACGCCGATCGAGAATGGCTCGAGCGACACGTCACCCGCCGGGCCATTCAATTTCAATACTACTGTTATGGCGAAAAGTCCAGTGATCAAATCG AACATGGGACAGCGTCGTGGCCACAAATACAAGCACAGTAGCATCTCGCACCAGATCTTCCTCGAGCCTCCTCCTCGCGCGCCCCTAGCCCTCCCAAACTCCCTGCCCATGCCAACACTGAAAGAATGCCGATCTAGCATGTCGAAGGATCAAAAGACCCGCTTCTGGTGGAGCTTATGCCACATGGTCGTTGCGGCGTACACGCTCTGGACCGCACATGGGTCCCTGGCCATGACAGCATTATCGCATTTGATTCTATTTGATTCGCTCGGGGCTCTCTTGTGTGTTGCAGTTGATGTGTTGGGCAATTTTGAAGTTTGGAAGAGATCGACTATCCGCCACCCGTTCGGCCTGGAGCGTGCAGAAGTTCTAGCCGGATTCGCAATGGCTGTGCTTCTTTTGTTCATGGGATTAGATCTCATCTCCCACAGTCTGCAGCATTTTCTTGAAAAGGCTGGCCATGAGCCTCATCGCCCGCATGATCATGATCGGATTTCTCTGGGTAGTGTGGATGTGACTGCAGCTCTAGCTATTTCATCGACACTTGTGTCAGCCATTGGTCTCAAAAACCATGCTCGAATTGGGAAGGCTATGCGATTTGGGTATATTAAATCTCTTCCGTCGGTCTTGAGCAACCCGTCTCACTTCCTCACCCTCTCTTGTTCAACTCTGCTGCTACTTTTACCACTGGTCTCAATCCGGATCTATGATTGGCTCGATAAGCTCTTGTCTGGTACCATTGCCTTATCAATGTGCTTCCTAGGAACTCGCTTGGTGAAGACTCTAGGATCCATGCTTCTCATGTCCTACTCCGGCCAAGGAGTTTCCGATGTGATCAAGGACATTGAAGCCGACGCTGCTGTATTCGGCATTGATGACGCCCGATTCTGGCAGGTTCATTATGGGCTATGTATGGCAAACCTCAAGCTCCGAGTCAATGGTTCTGATGACAATCTTGTCCGGCTACGGGAGAAGATATCCAGCTTAATTCGCAACAGGTTGGGTGGTGGGTATGGCGCCGGGGGTCAAAAATGGGAGGTCTCTTTGCAATTCACGATTGAGCGTGCATGA